In Marasmius oreades isolate 03SP1 chromosome 3, whole genome shotgun sequence, a single window of DNA contains:
- a CDS encoding uncharacterized protein (MEROPS:MER0024827), whose translation MPLESPTKFDTGDTTDTETSLAPTRTPSRSTFYPPPVTTSTFSSMPRPDNPVNYPQLMSQHQKTQGYAPSDHPLLSPTHNSTFSIPQPINYPHLQRPPMTPSYRSPSPFAPPRPPLPTPVVSTPVPTTAPSTTSNLPGLKTVILPRSCLARFLGIAGVNTSRNRETCGLLLGREVRGKYVVSTLLIPKQHSTSDTCTMDEEELVMEFTEERGLITLGWIHTHPTQSCFMSSVDLHTHCAFQLMLPESFAVVCAPRSTPNFGIFRLTDPPGLSLISNCKVKEAFHPHPDHPIYTDADKGHVQMRDAALEIVDLRN comes from the exons ATGCCTTTGGAGAGTCCGACGAAATTTGATACCGGAGACACGACAGATACGGAAACATCACTTGCACCGACCAGGACACCGTctcgaag CACATTCTACCCACCTCCCGTCACTACCTCTACCTTCTCCTCGATGCCTCGGCCAGACAATCCAGTAAATTACCCTCAGCTCATGTCACAACACCAGAAGACTCAAGGATACGCACCATCCGATCATCCTCTCCTGTCACCGACACATAATAGTACATTTTCGATACCCCAGCCCATCAATTACCCGCACCTTCAACGCCCACCAATGACTCCTTCATATCGTTCACCATCACCGTTTGCACCACCTCGACCCCCTCTACCTACACCCGTTGTGAGCACCCCCGTTCCAACGACGGCCCCTTCCACTACCAGCAATCTCCCCGGTCTCAAAACCGTCATCCTCCCACGCTCCTGTCTTGCTCGCTTCCTCGGCATCGCTGGTGTCAACACGAGCCGGAACAGGGAAACCTGCGGGTTGTTATTGGGCCGCGAAGTGCGCGGCAAGTATGTTGTGTCGACGCTTTTGATTCCAAAGCAGCACTCGACGAGTGATACGTGTACTATGGATGAGGAGGAACTAGTCATGGAGTTTACGGAGGAGAGGGGGCTGATTACGCTTGGTTGGATTCATACGCATCCTACGCAGAGTT GCTTTATGTCTTCCGTAGACCTCCACACCCACTGCGCCTTTCAACTGATGCTACCAGAATCGTTCGCGGTCGTGTGTGCACCTAGGTCCACTCCGAATTTTGGGATCTTTAGGTTGACGGATCCGCCGGGGTTGAGTTTGATAAGTAATTGTAAGGTGAAGGAGGCGTTTCATCCGCACCCGGATCATCCGATCTATACT GATGCGGATAAGGGACATGTGCAGATGAGAGATGCAGCGTTGGAGATTGTGGATTTGAGAAATTGA
- a CDS encoding uncharacterized protein (CAZy:GH5) has translation MSLDSSFVLVPNSKPEISSVDSSNPSTLSSYTPGSSGSYAHDWSEIRISGRHFIDKYGRVCHLRGVNLSGSSKTPANNNETFPANAEIAIFVDRPIPLKEAHEHFSRLRRWGFTFVRFLVTWEAVEHAGPGIYDTNYLQYIRGLLQLLPKYGMVAFVALHQDVWSRYSGGSGAPAWTLESVGFDLNELVSTGAAWLNGVEGGGHAEDEMGFWSTGYQKLAASTMATIFWAGETFAPKLTVEYRGQTMNAQHFLQTTYLDMFDQVVKAVGDLDGVIGFELMNEPHRGYIDLKSLHSFDYNTDLHLGPTPSALQSFQLGAGYPTAVDIWTRSFPFPTRKSHTVVLNPDGKCVWKGKLKEGAEVRKGECVWEMHGVWGWSNDKKEAVVLRENYFVKHPMTGKKIEWYSDFFYPFLNQWAGRVRDISPSKMVFIEIVPNEFCPPSFLKEVRPKNMVYAPHWYDLKALFDKAYGEFTVNVQGLSRGMFPLLTFYWGHKGARENYAHQISTIVYHGHKHLGEIPIVIGECGVPMDMNNREAFETGDFTWQARMMDAMMTGLEKALVPFTLWNYNPYNTDSEGDFWNGENFSWFSQGRALPATLLDYHQSSATLDNGGRILSVIVRPYPGKTAGIPGKFEYEVTTGRVVYEWSDSSATALEANLRARETEVFVPSMLTQGRKILVSGLEGEDRYLHDEERQTLFIVTKNTGNHRVEIGISPSPSTIFFVNDFWSDWGCMIAAIGVLLVAVVVGTIALHFRV, from the exons ATGAGTCTAGACTCGTCCTTCGTACTAGTCCCCAACTCAAAACCAGAGATTTCCTCTGTAGACTCATCTAATCCATCTACGCTCTCCTCTTATACCCCAGGATCCTCAGGAAGCTACGCCCACGACTGGTCTGAAATTCGGATTTCAGGACGCCACTTCATTGACAAGTATGGACGCGTTTGTCACTTGCGGGGCGTAAATTTATCTGGCTCTTCGAAGAC TCCAGCAAACAACAACGAAACTTTCCCAGCCAACGCCGAAATCGCCATCTTTGTCGACAGACCGATTCCTTTGAAAGAAGCTCACGAACATTTTTCGCGTCTTCGTCGATGGGGATTTACGTTTGTTCGGTTTTTAGTAACTTGGGAAGCGGTTGAACATGCTGGACC AGGGATATACGATACTAATTATCTGCAATATATCCGCGGCCTGCTTCAACTGCTTCCAAAATATGGCATGGTGGCTTTCGTAGCTCTCCATCAGGACGTCTGGTCGCGTTACAGTGGCGGATCGGGAGCTCCTGCATGGACTTTAGAATCAGTTGGCTTTGACTTGAACGAGTTGGTCTCGACCGGGGCTGCTTGGCTGAACGGTGTCGAGGGTGGTGGACATGCGGAGGATGAAATGGGATTTTGGTCAACGGGATATCAAAAATTGGCTGCTTCCACTATGGC CACGATATTCTGGGCAGGCGAGACTTTTGCACCCAAGTTAACTGTCGAATATCGTGGGCAGACGATGAATGCCCAACACTTCTTACAAACTACCTACTTGGATATGTTTGATCAAGTTGTCAAGGCTGTTGGAGATTTAGATGGCGTTATTGGATTTGAA CTGATGAACGAGCCCCACCGAGGATACATAGATCTCAAATCTCTCCATTCATTTGATTACAATACCGACTTACATCTCGGACCCACAC CTTCAGCATTACAATCCTTCCAACTCGGCGCAGGTTACCCAACAGCAGTAGATATCTGGACaagatccttccctttccccaCACGAAAATCCCACACAGTTGTCCTAAACCCTGACGGTAAATGTGTATGGAAAGGAAAATTAAAAGAAGGGGCTGAGGTGCGTAAAGGAGAGTGTGTCTGGGAAATGCACGGTGTATGGGGGTGGAGCAATGACAAGAAAGAGGCGGTTGTGTTGAGGGAGAATTATTTCGTAAAGCATCCGATGACTGGGAAAAAG ATTGAATGGTACTCCGACTTTTTCTACCCATTTCTAAACCAATGGGCTGGACGCGTTCGTGACATCTCACCTTCCAAGATGGTGTTTATCGAAATCGTCCCGAACGAGTTTTGCCCGCCATCGTTTTTGAAAGAGGTTCGACCGAAGAATATGGTCTATGCGCCTCATTGGTACGACCTCAAGGCGCTATTCGATAAGGCCTATGGGGAATTTACAGTTAATGTTCAAGGACTCTCAAGG GGTATGTTCCCGCTCCTCACATTCTACTGGGGTCACAAAGGCGCTCGGGAGAACTACGCGCATCAGATTAGTACCATCGTCTATCATGGCCACAAGCACCTGGGTGAAATTCCAATTGTGATCGGAGAATGTGGGGTTCCGATGGATATGAA TAACCGCGAAGCTTTCGAAACTGGAGATTTCACCTGGCAAGCGAGAATGATGGATGCTATGATGACTGGGTTGGAGAAGGCTCTTGTACCGTTTAC CCTGTGGAACTACAACCCCTACAATACTGATTCAGAAGGTGACTTTTGGAACGGCGAAAACTTTTCCTGGTTCAGCCAAGGTCGGGCTCTTCCAGCTACACTGTTGGATTATCACCAATCTTCGGCTACGCTTGATAACGGAGGAAGGATCCTCAGTGTTATCGTTCGGCCTTATCCAGGCAAGACAGCCGGGATACCTGGAAAGTTTGAGTATGAGGTTACGACAGGCAGAGTCGTGTACGAGTGGAGTGACTCCTCAGCGACAGCCCTCGAAGCCAATCTGAGAGCCAGAGAGACAGAGGTCTTTGTCCCTTCGATGCTtacgcaaggaagaaaaaTCCTCGTGTCTGGGTTAGAGGGAGAGGATAGGTACCTGCACGACGAGGAACGCCAGACCCTTTTCATCGTGACCAAAAACACCGGAAATCATCGTGTGGAGATTGGGATTTCACCATCTCCAAGTACGATATTCTTCGTTAATGATTTCTGGAGCGATTGGGGTTGTATGATTGCTGCGATCGGGGTGCTGCTTGTTGCGGTGGTTGTTGGGACTATTGCTTTACATTTTCGTGTGTAG
- the NUO78 gene encoding NADH dehydrogenase (ubiquinone) 78K chain precursor, 5-prime end — MSCMLRRVTVASRPASTGLIGKTVAGSSRRTITTSFPRQADITLTVDGKEVTVPQGSALIQACEAAGANIPRFCYHDRLAIAGNCRMCLVEVERSPKPVASCAMPAMPGSKVFTNTPLVHEAREGVMEFLLANHPLDCPICDQGGECDLQDQSMRYGSDRTRFHEITGKRAVENKDLGPLVKTSMNRCIQCTRCVRFANEVAGVEELGTTGRGNDMQIGMYVEKTMDSELSGNIVDLCPVGALTSKPYAFTARPWELKNTESIDVMDAIGSNIRIDSRGVQVMRIQPRTNDDVNEEWISDKTRFCYDGLRFQRLTHPLIKDGDRFVAATWEQALEAVANGLTRSGAKDDEVQAVAGHLADTESLVALKDLVNRLGSDNLALDQVGGMSTPVHGVDVRSNYLFNSTIPGVEEADVILLVGTNPRHEAAVLNSRIRKSWLRSGLEVGLIGERADTTYGYDYLGADGKPLTDFITGKGHFAKKFKVAKKPLIIIGSALAEHPDGVAIYNELARFVELNKSSLVTPEWNGFNVLQRVASRPAAYDIGFVPSKKATTTKPKFIYLLNADEVDPKSIPQDAFVVYQGHHGDLGAQLADVVLPGSAYTEKSTTWINAEGRSQLGRAAVPPPGSSREDWKVIRALSEIIGAPLPYDDVLSLRDRMWEISPTLVRYDITEKVSSEIALAGLKAIAKRTTGNKISGAVLRRPITNFYQTDPISRASVTMAQCVRAFITKEDVGIGEGKQVEAAFA; from the exons ATGTCCTGCATGCTGCGCAGAGTAACGGTCGCGTCGCGACCAGCTTCAACGGGTCTAATCGGAAAAACTGTAGCAGGCAGCA GTCGTCGAACGATAACAACCTCATTCCCTAGACAGGCCGATATCACGTTGACTGTAGACGGAAAGGAAGTGACTGTACCGCAGG GTTCGGCTTTGATCCAAGCTTGCGAGGCTGCAGGGGCAAACATTCCGAG ATTTTGTTACCATGACCG ACTTGCAATTGCAGGGAATTGTCG AATGTGTCTCGTTGAAGTCGAAAGGTCGCCGAAACCCGTTGCTTCATG TGCCATGCCAGCCATGCCCGGCTCGAAGGTTTTCACGAACACGCCGTTGGTTCACGAGGCACGAGAAGGCGTCATGGAATTCCTGCTCGCAAACCACCCTCTCGACTGCCCTATCTGTGATCAAGGTGGTGAATGCGACCTCCAAGACCAATCCATGCGTTACGGCTCCGACCGTACTCGATTCCACGAAATCACAGGGAAACGCGCCGTCGAGAATAAAGACCTCGGCCCTCTCGTCAAAACGTCCATGAACCGCTGCATTCAATGCACCCGTTGCGTTCGATTTGCCAATGAAGTTGCCGGCGTAGAAGAGCTTGGTACCACAGGGCGTGGTAACGATATGCAGATTGGGATGTACGTTGAGAAGACAATGGATTCAGAACTGTCTGGGAACATTGTGGATCTATGTCCCGTGGGTGCTTTGACGAGCAAACCGTACGCGTTTACTGCGAGGCCATGGGAGTTGAAGAATACCGAGTCTATTGATGTGATGGATGCCATTGGTTCGAATATTCGGATCGATTCGCGGGGTGTTCAGGTCATGCGTATACAACCTCGTACGAACGACGAtgtgaatgaagaatggatcAGCGACAAGACACGGTTCTGTTATGATGGGTTACGTTTCCAGCGGTTGACACATCCACTGATCAAAGACGGAGACCGTTTCGTTGCCGCGACATGGGAGCAGGCTCTCGAGGCTGTTGCGAATGGGCTGACCAGGAGTGGTGCAAAGGATGACGAGGTTCAAGCTGTCGCCGGGCATTTGGCAGACACTGAGTCGTTGGTTGCTTTGAAGGATTTGGTCAACCGGTTGGGTTCGGATAATCTTGCCCTTGACCAAGTAGGTGGAATGTCTACTCCTGTACATGGTGTCGACGTTCGGTCGAATTACCTGTTCAATTCGACTATCCCCGGTGTTGAGGAAGCCGATGTCATTCTTCTCGTTGGCACCAACCCTCGACACGAAGCAGCAGTTCTTAACTCTCGCATAAGGAAGAGTTGGCTGCGTAGTGGATTGGAAGTTGGACTAATTGGTGAACGGGCAGATACGACTTATGGTTACGATTATCTCGGTGCAGACGGCAAGCCTTTGACGGATTTCATCACCGGGAAGGGTCATTTCGCAAAGAAGTTCAAGGTAGCGAAGAAACCCTTAATCATCATCGGAAGCGCTCTGGCTGAGCACCCCGACGGTGTGGCCATCTATAACGAGCTTGCACGGTTTGTTGAGCTCAACAAGAGCTCGCTTGTCACCCCCGAGTGGAATGGATTCAATGTTTTGCAGCGG GTTGCATCACGGCCGGCAGCGTACGACATCGGTTTCGTTCCATCTAAAaaagccaccaccaccaaaccTAAGTTCATCTACCTCCTCAACGCTGACGAAGTCGACCCCAAGTCTATACCACAAGATGCCTTTGTAGTCTACCAAGGCCATCATGGTGACCTAGGAGCACAGCTGGCGGACGTCGTGTTACCTGGTTCTGCATACACCGAGAAATCGACCACGTGGATAAATGCTGAAGGTCGTTCGCAACTTGGACGGGCAGCTGTCCCTCCACCTGGGTCTTCTAGAGAAGATTGGAAGGTCATTCG TGCTCTTTCCGAAATCATAGGTGCACCGTTACCTTACGATGATGTCCTCTCACTTCGGGATCGGATGTGGGAGATCTCACCGACGTTGGTGCGGTATGACATAACAGAGAAGGTTTCCTCTGAAATCGCGCTGGCCGGGCTCAAAGCTATAGCCAAACGGACGACCGGAAACAAGATCTCTGGTGCCGTTTTGAGAAGACCTATAACCAACTTTTACCAGACAGATCCTATATCACGAGC TTCCGTAACGATGGCACAATGTGTAAGAGCGTTTATCACTAAAGAAGATGTTGGGATTGGTGAGGGGAAGCAAGTAGAAGCGGCGTTTGCATAA
- a CDS encoding uncharacterized protein (CAZy:AA3) yields the protein MPVVSSAQSFAQFDYVVVGGGLTGLVVATRLSEDPDVTVGVLEAGPQPTDNDPIIDIPAMIGRAVGDPNYDWLTMSTSQPRANDRPILIPRGKGIGGSSMINYLYMIRPTKEEFDRIEELGNKGWNWESILNYMKKSEDLTPTSLSVDDQQKYAINTNHDVHGTTGPLQKTLGVVFSEFHADVVESATHLGLPKNLDANAGDLAGISTGFASIDPKTAKRSSAYSAYYAPNADRKNLLILPNAMVHKVVISAEPSSNLKRATAVEFSHDGTVSIVQARREVVLSAGALGSSRILELSGIGNSSILSRLGIPAHVDLPGVGENLQDHIMVFAIAETEKYDTLDMLADSEVLKVHQRLYAEKKGLLAAVPAPAYVYVPATKLGDGNDVSRWHRQLSEPEKMVHPETPESVKKGIVKQYEVLRRVWKEDRTVQGELAMLTGHLPTPLHTALTGRRYLTTASFLAQPLSRGYVHIASADPSAQPEVNPRYLSVESDFEMLVGLFKLATKLYTLPPLSNHIKEMVMPQLPEEKEKVDEAYREYVRNACLSGIHPIGSASMMLRELGGVVDENLVVYGTSNLRVADLSILPIQLSTHPQATAYAIGEKAADIIKESRR from the exons ATGCCCGTCGTATCTTCAGCGCAAAGTTTTGCTCAATTCGATTACGTCGTTGTCGGAGGTGGGCTAACAGGCCTTGTTGTCGCCACGAG GCTTAGTGAAGACCCTGATGTTACTGTTGGAGTTCTTGAAGCCGGCCCTCAGCCTACTGATAACGATCcaatcatcgacatccccg CCATGATAGGCCGAGCAGTCGGAGACCCCAATTACGACTGGCTGACAATGTCGACTTCGCAGCCTAGAGCCAACGATAGGCCGATATTGATCCCAAGGGGGAAAGGTATTGGAGGGTCAAGTATG ATCAACTATCTATACATGATCCGCCCTACCAAAGAAGAGTTCGACCGGATTGAAGAGCTGGGAAACAAGGGCTGGAACTGGGAGTCCATACTGAATTACATGAAGAAA AGCGAAGACCTTACGCCCACATCTCTCTCGGTCGACGACCAACAGAAGTACGCGATCAACACGAACCATGATGTCCATGGAACCACCGGCCCTCTTCAAAAAACCCTTGGCGTGGTTTTCAGCGAGTTTCACGCCGATGTGGTCGAATCAGCCACGCATCTGGGTTTACCGAAAAATTTGGATGCG AATGCCGGTGACCTTGCTGGAATCTCTACCGGTTTTGCTAGTATCGATCCTAAAACTGCAAAACGATCATCCGCTTATTCGGCGTATTATGCTCCCAATGCTGACAGGAAGAATCTACTTATCCTCCCGAATGCAATGGTTCACAAG GTCGTGATCTCTGCCGAACCGAGCTCGAACCTCAAACGCGCTACTGCAGTGGAATTTTCACATGATGGCACCGTTAGTATAGTCCAGGCACGCAGGGAAGTGGTCCTTTCGGCGG GCGCTCTTGGTAGTTCTCGCATTTTAGAACTCTCTGGAATCGGGAACTCCTCTATACTCTCTCGTCTCGGCATCCCCGCTCATGTTGATCTACCTGGTGTTGGGGAAAACTTGC AGGATCACATCATGGTGTTCGCCATTGCGGAGACGGAGAAGTACGATACCCTAGATATGTTGGCCGACTCGGAAGTGTTGAAAGTCCATCAGCGTCTTTA TGctgaaaagaaaggacttcTTGCGGCCGTACCCGCACCTGCATATGTCTATGTACCAGCCACCAAGCTGGGAGATGGAAACGATGTGTCAAGGTGGCACAGGCAGTTGAGTGAGCCTGAGAAGATGGTTCACCCCGAGACCCCAGAGAGCGTAAAGAAGGGGATTGTGAAGCAATATGAAGTTCTGAGAAGAGTTTGGAAGGAGGATAGAACCGTTCAGGGGGA ACTCGCGATGTTAACCGGCCACCTGCCAACCCCACTCCACACTGCTTTGACGGGTCGAAGGTACCTCACCACTGCTTCATTCCTCGCCCAACCACTGTCTCGTGGATACGTACATATCGCATCAGCAGACCCTAGCGCTCAACCTGAAGTCAACCCCCGTTACTTATCGGTCGAATCAGACTTTGAGATGTTAGTGGGGTTGTTCAAACTCGCTACGAAGCTGTATACGTTACCGCCGCTTTCAAATCATATTAAGGAGATGGTGATGCCTCAACTACcagaggagaaagagaaggttgACGAGGCATATAGAGAGTATGTTAGGAATGCG TGTCTGTCTGGAATCCACCCTATTGGATCTGCGTCAATGATGCTGAGAGAACTGGGAGGTGTCGTGGATGAGAATTTGGTAGTGTATGGAACATCAAATTTGAGGGTGGCAGATTTGTCTATCCTTCCGATT CAACTGTCCACCCATCCGCAGGCTACCGCTTATGCGATTGGAGAAAAG GCTGCGGATATCATTAAGGAATCTCGACGATAG
- a CDS encoding uncharacterized protein (CAZy:GH5): protein MSLDSSFVLVPNSKPEISSVDSSNPSTLSSYTPGSSGSYAHDWSEIRISGRHFIDKYGRVCHLRGVNLSGSSKTPANNNETFPANAEIAIFVDRPIPLKEAHEHFSRLRRWGFTFVRFLVTWEAVEHAGPGIYDTNYLQYIRGLLQLLPKYGMVAFVALHQDVWSRYSGGSGAPAWTLESVGFDLNELVSTGAAWLNGVEGGGHAEDEMGFWSTGYQKLAASTMATIFWAGETFAPKLTVEYRGQTMNAQHFLQTTYLDMFDQVVKAVGDLDGVIGFELMNEPHRGYIDLKSLHSFDYNTDLHLGPTPSALQSFQLGAGYPTAVDIWTRSFPFPTRKSHTVVLNPDGKCVWKGKLKEGAEVRKGECVWEMHGVWGWSNDKKEAVVLRENYFVKHPMTGKKIEWYSDFFYPFLNQWAGRVRDISPSKMVFIEIVPNEFCPPSFLKEVRPKNMVYAPHWYDLKALFDKAYGEFTVNVQGLSRGMFPLLTFYWGHKGARENYAHQISTIVYHGHKHLGEIPIVIGECGVPMDMKSVAQFSLLVPVKERGWLTWTSC, encoded by the exons ATGAGTCTAGACTCGTCCTTCGTACTAGTCCCCAACTCAAAACCAGAGATTTCCTCTGTAGACTCATCTAATCCATCTACGCTCTCCTCTTATACCCCAGGATCCTCAGGAAGCTACGCCCACGACTGGTCTGAAATTCGGATTTCAGGACGCCACTTCATTGACAAGTATGGACGCGTTTGTCACTTGCGGGGCGTAAATTTATCTGGCTCTTCGAAGAC TCCAGCAAACAACAACGAAACTTTCCCAGCCAACGCCGAAATCGCCATCTTTGTCGACAGACCGATTCCTTTGAAAGAAGCTCACGAACATTTTTCGCGTCTTCGTCGATGGGGATTTACGTTTGTTCGGTTTTTAGTAACTTGGGAAGCGGTTGAACATGCTGGACC AGGGATATACGATACTAATTATCTGCAATATATCCGCGGCCTGCTTCAACTGCTTCCAAAATATGGCATGGTGGCTTTCGTAGCTCTCCATCAGGACGTCTGGTCGCGTTACAGTGGCGGATCGGGAGCTCCTGCATGGACTTTAGAATCAGTTGGCTTTGACTTGAACGAGTTGGTCTCGACCGGGGCTGCTTGGCTGAACGGTGTCGAGGGTGGTGGACATGCGGAGGATGAAATGGGATTTTGGTCAACGGGATATCAAAAATTGGCTGCTTCCACTATGGC CACGATATTCTGGGCAGGCGAGACTTTTGCACCCAAGTTAACTGTCGAATATCGTGGGCAGACGATGAATGCCCAACACTTCTTACAAACTACCTACTTGGATATGTTTGATCAAGTTGTCAAGGCTGTTGGAGATTTAGATGGCGTTATTGGATTTGAA CTGATGAACGAGCCCCACCGAGGATACATAGATCTCAAATCTCTCCATTCATTTGATTACAATACCGACTTACATCTCGGACCCACAC CTTCAGCATTACAATCCTTCCAACTCGGCGCAGGTTACCCAACAGCAGTAGATATCTGGACaagatccttccctttccccaCACGAAAATCCCACACAGTTGTCCTAAACCCTGACGGTAAATGTGTATGGAAAGGAAAATTAAAAGAAGGGGCTGAGGTGCGTAAAGGAGAGTGTGTCTGGGAAATGCACGGTGTATGGGGGTGGAGCAATGACAAGAAAGAGGCGGTTGTGTTGAGGGAGAATTATTTCGTAAAGCATCCGATGACTGGGAAAAAG ATTGAATGGTACTCCGACTTTTTCTACCCATTTCTAAACCAATGGGCTGGACGCGTTCGTGACATCTCACCTTCCAAGATGGTGTTTATCGAAATCGTCCCGAACGAGTTTTGCCCGCCATCGTTTTTGAAAGAGGTTCGACCGAAGAATATGGTCTATGCGCCTCATTGGTACGACCTCAAGGCGCTATTCGATAAGGCCTATGGGGAATTTACAGTTAATGTTCAAGGACTCTCAAGG GGTATGTTCCCGCTCCTCACATTCTACTGGGGTCACAAAGGCGCTCGGGAGAACTACGCGCATCAGATTAGTACCATCGTCTATCATGGCCACAAGCACCTGGGTGAAATTCCAATTGTGATCGGAGAATGTGGGGTTCCGATGGATATGAAGTCAGTCGCTCAATTTTCCCTACTTGTTCCAGTGAAAGAACGAGGATGGCTGACTTGGACTTCTTGTTGA